The stretch of DNA GTCGGCGGCTCTCACGCATCCTCCATTGGGGGCCGGTCACGATGTGTTCCGTCGAGACTAGACTTTCAAGGTCTAGTAATCAACGCTCCGCGGAGCGTCAGGGTCTCCTGCGGCCGGAGACACGCGATCTGGCGGGCTTGAGCGGTCAGCGCGTCATCGCTGTTCAGAAGGTCAGCGTGGACCCCCTCGTCCGTCGCCCCCAGCGACGCCATCAGCATCTGGGTCGGCACCCTTCCCCAGCCCCACGCCGAAGGCGTCGACCCAAGGGGACAACGCCCCCCTGCCGACCGGGCCCACGGCGTGGAAAACGTGGAGTCAGCCTGCCGTTGAAGGGTGTGCATCAGGGGCAGTACGATCACGGCGACCGGCCCGCCGGAATCAGCACGGAGGCCATGGGCAGTCCGCTGGCCAGGCTCTTGGTGGCACCGCAGAGGACCGCGGTCACCCGGTCCGCGGGGCAGGCGCAACACGCGCGCACAGCGGTTGGCCAGGAGCAGGACGACACCCAGCAGCAGGGCGCACAGCGTGCCGAGGAGCGCCGGCCGCGCCGGTGAGACGCGCTGCCAGATGCCGGTGGTCATGCCCCGGCTGAACGCCGAGTAGACCACCAGCGGAATCGACGCCCGGTCGCAGACGCTGATCACAGCGCGGTGTCGGCCGAGCCAGTCGGAGATCCAGCGCCGAAGCATCTGCCCGGCGAGGAACGGCAGCAACAACTGGACGGCGATGTCGCCGAGTTGGCCGAATCCGATCGGAATGCCGCCGTCCTCGGTGCGCTGGATCAGC from Streptomyces asiaticus encodes:
- a CDS encoding bile acid:sodium symporter; the protein is MRVLIQRTEDGGIPIGFGQLGDIAVQLLLPFLAGQMLRRWISDWLGRHRAVISVCDRASIPLVVYSAFSRGMTTGIWQRVSPARPALLGTLCALLLGVVLLLANRCARVLRLPRGPGDRGPLRCHQEPGQRTAHGLRADSGGPVAVIVLPLMHTLQRQADSTFSTPWARSAGGRCPLGSTPSAWGWGRVPTQMLMASLGATDEGVHADLLNSDDALTAQARQIACLRPQETLTLRGALITRP